The genome window TTCTCCGGTTTTATTTCGGCGACGCATAAGTGCTTCCTTGGCCCTCTCAACCATCTTGCGCGTCTCCAGCTCTTCCTGGATAACCTTGGTTTCTACCATTAACTGAGTATTTAGTATCGCCAGTGCTGCCTGATTAGCAACCGTTGTAATCATGTTTACTTCTGTTTCAGAAAACTTATGAGGATGTGCTGTAAAACAGTTAAAAACACCTACCACTTTTTCATCCTTTATCTGAAGCGGAACACTCAGCATAGACACGAGTCCGAGCTTTTTAGCCATATCTTTTTCTTTAAACATGGGTTCTTTTAAAACATCCATCACAATAAATGGCCGTTTATGAGTTACCACATAACCCACTATACCTTCATTCAAATTTAAAGACCTGTCCTTTACATAATCCGGATCAATTGACTGCGTGGCCTTAAGGCGTATTTTCTTTGGTTTTTCACTTTCATCTATCAGCCATAATGAACAAATTTCAAGACCGGTAACTCCGGCTGTAACCATAACAATAAGCTTTAGAATATCTTCAATGTAGAGGTCTGAAGTTATTGCTCTGCTTATATCCATTAAAGCCTTGATATATTTATCCTGAGTTTCTGGTGTAATTTTTTCCATGCTTGATAAACTCCTAAAAATAGTAATAATTATTTATTTCATATAAGAAATCAAGGTTATTTTGATGAAGGGGTATGAGTTTTTGTTCAGGTGTTTGTTTAATTGTTTGACATCAAAAATAAAATTGAATTATTTAATACTTGATGAAAAAATTCAAACTTGCTTCAAAAAACCTTCAACAAAAACGGGAAAGTTTAATTTCAAGCTTTTTAAAGGGTAAAGAACCCTCTTTTCTTAAGCAGCATAGCAGAATTTTAGATGAATATTTTTGTGAAGGTTATGAAACAAGCTTAATCAGCCCAAAAACAGGGGCCATTAAAAATCCTTGCGCAATTATCGCTGTTGGCGGTTATGGCAGGCAGGAACAATGCATCCATTCAGACATAGACCTTATTTTCCTTTTTAACAAAGAGATCCCGGACAAAGCTGATAATCTTATCAGAGAGGTTCTCTACCCTCTATGGGATATCGGCCTTGATATCGGTTATGCTGCCAGATCGCTGAAGGAATGTGCAAGCCTGGCAAAAAAAGATATTGAGGTGCTGACCTCTCTTCTGGATGCCCGTTTTATATGCGGAATCTCTTCTTTGTATTCCGAGCTTATGGAACTGGTCCGTAAAAAAATACTGTTAAAACAATCCAAAAAAATAATCAGCGCGCTTATCGAAAACAACAGAAAGCGTCACCAACGCTTCGGAGACTCTACATATCTTCTTGAACCAAACCTAAAGGAGGGGTGCGGAGGGCTGAGAGATTATCATACAATGCTGTGGATCGCCAAAATCAAATCAGATATTAAGCAGCCCAGAGATCTTGAGTATTATGGTTACCTGTCCCATGAGGAATATAACGGTTTAATAAAGGCACTTTCATTTATATGGCATGTTAGAAACCGTTTGCAACACCTGGCCGGCAGAAAATGCGATCACCTGTATTTTGAATACCAGATAAAACTGGCCAAAGACCTTAATTTTAAAAAGGAAAATGGACAGGAGCCGGTAGAAAGATTTTTAGGTGAACTCCACTGCCGGATGGAACTGTTAAAAGAACAGCTTTTGATGTTTCTTTATGAACAGAGCCATACAAAAAGATCAAGGCTTACAACAAAATCAACAAAACAGGTTAAAGTAAATGGGCTGAGTATTATCAGGAACAGATTAAACTTTAGAACTCCGGAGGATATTCTGAGCTTTCCCGGTTTGATGATAAAGATATTTGAGGAAAGCGCGCGCCTGAATATACCGCTTGGCGCAGAGGCTAAACGACTTGTAAAGGATTTTGCATATCTGATTAATGACGACTTCAGATCTTCAGTTTCTGCCGTAAAATCATTTCAAAGGATTTTAGTAACTTATGCTCCAACACTTAATGTTCTAAATGAAATGTTGAGCACCGGTTTTCTTGTGCGGTTTATACCTGAAATCAAAGGGATAGTTAATCGTTTTCAGTATGATGAGTATCATCTGTATCCTGTAGATAAACACATGCTGCGCACGGTTCAGACAATAAAAAATTTCGGCACATCAAAGGACACCTCCAATGACCCATTATACGGCAAGCTGTATAAACAGATAACCGGAAAAAAGTTAATGCTGTGGGCAGCTCTTCTTCATGATGTCGGAAAAAGGGAACCTGGCGCCGGTCATTCGCATAGAGGCGCTCTAATCGTCCGGTCTATACTAACCGCAAAACATTTAAAGCCCGAGGATATTGAAACAGTTGTATTTTTAGTGGAAAACCATCTCTTTCTGATCAAAACCGCAACCAGAAGAGATATTAATGATGAGCAAACCGCAATTAACTGCGCCAGAAATATTAAGGATTTAAAACATCTCAAAATGCTCTACCTTCTGACAGTTGCCGACTCTATCTCAACCGGGCCAAAGGCATGGTCGAGCTGGACTTCGGCGCTTTTAAAAAATCTTTTTCTTGAAGTCCATCGCATCCTGGAAAAAGGTGAACTGGCAACAGAAGAGGCAATCGAACTTATTAAAAAGAAAAAAAATGAGCTTTTTGTTTTAACATCTAAACTGCTGCTGCCTTGCCAGGATCTGGAGGCGCTGTTTAATGTGATGTCGCCAAGATACCTTTTGTATACACCGGCGCAGGATATGCTGGAACATATCAGGCTTTACAAAAGTCTGGGAAAAGCCGATTTTGTCTGGAATGTAATCAAAGCTCATGATTCAAATACCAGGACTGTCACAATCTGTGCTAAAGACCGTCCCGGACTTTTTTCCAAGATCGCGGGAATTTTCACCTTAAACAGCCTCGATATTTTAGACACTCAGGCATACACATGGAAAAACAATATCGCTCTTGATATTTTTAAGGTAAAGCCTCCGCTTGATCAGATTTTTGAAGATGAAAAGTGGATAAAAGCAAAGAAAAACCTTGAATCAGCCCTGTCAGGGAAGTTGAATCTCGAGGAAGCTCTTGATAAAAAAATATCTTCCTGTAGAGCCTCAAAACCGCATAATCTGGCAAGACCGCATCGAATCAATGTGGATAATAAAAGTTCCAGTTTTTTTACCATTATTGAGGTGTTTACCTATGATTTCCCAGGACTTCTATTTAAGATTACAAATACTCTTTACAGGTGCGGGCTTGATATCCGGGTTGCAAAAATCGCAACCAAGGTCGATCAGGTAGTTGATATCTTTTATGTCAGGGATTTTGAGGGGCAAAAGATAGACTCTGTTGATCAGATAAGTGGAATAAAAGCCGCTATTGAAAAGGTGTTAGTAAAAACATAAACTCAAACAGCACGTTAAAAATATTGCCGCTTCAAATATAATTAAATTTTATGCTGAAAAAACTCGTGGATAACGGCTCGTAATGAAAGAACCTGCCAGAGCTATTAATAAAGTTTTTGTTTTAAGAAAATGTTTCATCTTTAAATTAAATCGCTTATGGTTCTTTCATAACGATCCCTAATCCACTCAAACAGTTTTCAGTATAAAATTTAATCATACCTGAAGCTCGTTTGAACTTGATTTGTTTCAAAAAGCTAAATTAATACGAGGTTAATAAAATGGCTGAATCAAAGGATACTATTACCGTTCGCGTTAATATAGAAATGACGACCGCATCCCTTGAAATGATTGTTGAAAAGGCAAAAGAAAAGGCAGGCCGTGACAAAAAGGGGATTTATCGTATCGACACCGCAGACAAGGTGGGTGAAATAATATCTTGTTTTCTTTTAGAAAAGGATTTCGAGGGTTATGTGAGAAAGGGGATTAAGGATTAGGTTAAAGTACTTATTGGTTTTATCAATTTCTTAACACCTAACACTTAACACCTAACACTATTTACTGTAGAGAGTATTTAAGGTTTTATTACTCTCATCAAGGCCATCCTGACAAAAACCGCCAAGAAAGCTGCGGATATCATTTAGATAAGCTATTGCCTCACTCTTCCGGCCGGACAGAAGGGATTCCTTTGCTTCATCCATGACAGACATAAAGGTTGCCAGCACATCTTCAACATGTCTGTTTTCGCCGATCAGGCTTGCATAAAGAGCAGGATCCTGCGAAAAAAGACGGCCTATCAGATTGATTTTCAGCCTGAAAACAGGGGTTGAATACAATATTACCTCATCAGGAGGCATGTTCATTTTTTGAAGAGTTCTACCCATGCAAACGGTTAAAAGATGGGTAAGCCCCTGGACAACAGCCATATTCCTGTCGTGTGTAACCGGATCCATACGGGTAACCACGCCCCCCCCTTCCCGCAGTTCATCTTCAAGCCATTTTAGCCATTTGATTCCCCTGCCGGGGCATACAATAATATTCTGCCCTTTTATCGAATCTGTAAAAGGGCCGAACAAAGGATGTATTCCAATAACCTGAGCCCGCGTAAAACGCAGCATGCTTTTCAAAACAGTCTCTTTGAGAGAGCATAAATCCATCAAAACCTGATCATGGCTTAAAATCGGCCCGATCTCCTCTGAAAGGCGTATGGCAACATTAATGGGCACACTCAGGACAACAACGTCACTCTTTTTTGCTAATTCCAGGGGTGAAAGCGGCGTTTTTCTTCCTGAAATCAAAACACTATGCCCTGCCCTTGAAAAAAAATCCTTGAACCAACGACCCATATTACCGGTCCCGCCGATTATGCCTATAGTAATATTGCTCATTGGATAGCCCTTTGTCTTAGCAGATGATCAGCAAGCACAAGTGATACCATTGCTTCGCATACGACATTAATACGCGGTATTGCTGAAACATCATGCCTCCCTGTTGTTGAAATGGTTCTCGCATTTCCTGACCGGTCGATTGTATCCTGCTCAATCTTTATAGAAGGTATCGGTTTAACGGCAACACGTATTACAATATCATCTCCATTGGATATGCCTGCCAGAATACCGCCGGCATTGTTTGTGGAAAAGCCTCTGGGGGTTATGGGATCATTATTTTCAGAACCCTTCATGGCCGCGGCTTTAAAACCGGAACCGATTTCCACCCCCTTGACCGCCCCGATGCTCATCAGGGCCTTTGCCAGTTCTGCATCAAGCTTATCAAATACCGGTTCTCCCAAGCCAGGTGAAACCCCTTTTGCCAGGATTTCCACAATTCCTCCTATTGAATCACCCTCTTTTTTTACGCTTATAACCCGTTTTTCCATCTTTTCAGCAGCATCCATATCAGGACAGCAAAACATGTTTCGGTCAATCACGCCCATATCCCGCTTTTTAGCCTTTACTTTGCCAAGCTCAATAGTATAAGCAACAACCTTGATTTTCCCCCTGTCAAGAATAGCCTTTGCAACAGCTCCGGCAGCCACCCTTGCCACTGTTTCCCGCGCAGACGCCCTGCCTCCTCCGCGCCAGTCACGTATTCCGTACTTGGCCACGTATGTTATATCCCCATGACCTGGCCGAAAAAGCTCTACATACTTCTCATAAGCTTTTGAATCCGCGTCTTTATTGTAAATCATAATCATTATAGGAGTACCGGTGGTCATGCCTTCAAACAGGCCTGACATGATAACAGCTCTGTCCGGCTCCTTTCTGGCAGTGCTGGCAGGCGACCCGCCTGGTCGTCTGCGATCAAGCATGTTCTGGATGATCTCCTCATCAAGCCGTATCTTCGGAGGGCATCCGTCAATGACAACCCCGACACCTTTTCCATGCGACTCGCCCCATGTCGTTATTTTTAATAATTTTCCAAAACTGTTTCCAGGCATGTTTACTCTCCCAACTTCCCCATGATCGTGCTGCATATATCATCTATACCGCGATTATCCGTATCAATAGAAAAATCCATTGCGCTTTCATAAAGCGGCTTCCGGGCCAGAAGAGTCTCTTCGATCTCTTCAACCAGGCCCTTTGATGTTAAAGAGGGACGCAGATCTTCTGTGTTTTGATCCTGCAGAATCCTTTCTTTAATGGTTTCGGGCGTTGCTTTCAACCAGATAATCGTTCCGCTCTTTTTCATCTGCTCTACATTCTCAATATCGAGTATTACGCCGCCTCCTGTTGCCACCACATGTTTATCAAGAAGGCTCAGCCTCCTTAAGACAGCCTTTTCCTTTTCGCGAAACGAACCCCATCCCTCTTTTGATACAATTTCAGCAATCGTCATACCATACCTGGCAACCAGTTCCAGATCAGCATCAATAAATGACCATTCAAGGGCCTGAGCAAGAGATTTCCCTACAGAAGTTTTGCCTGTGCATCTATATCCTGTCAAATATATATTCATCATTCATATAACCTTTCAAAAACATTCCAGAAATCAGGAAAGGACTTTTCAACGCATCTTTCGTCTTTGATGACAATGCCGGGGACTTTAAGCCCTGCAAGCGCAAAACTCATGGCTATTCTATGATCTCCGTATGTATCAATCACGGCGCCGCAAGGCTTGCCGCCATTGATGACCAAACCGGTATCAGTGCAGCTTGCCTTGATATCCATCTTTGAAAGCTCATTAACCACAGCGGCCAGGCGATCACTCTCCTTTGCCTTTAAATGCGCCACGTTTTTTATAATTGTCGTACCTTTGGCAAAAGCCGCGACAACAGCCAGTGTCGGAACTATATCCGGCATGTCAGCCATGTCAACCTCAACCGCAGAAACAGGCCCGCCGGAAACGGCAATTCCGTCCTTTTCATGAAATATCCTGCACCCCATTGCTTCAAGTACTTCTGTAAAACGGACATCACCCTGCCGTGACATTTTTGTAATCCCTTTAACCTTGATCCTTGATCCGGTTATGGCGGCAGCAGCCCAGAAATATCCTGCCTGTGAGCAATCCGGCTCCACCATATACGAACCTGCCCTGTATGCCTGCCGGCCATGTATAGTAAACCGCTTGTATCCATCACGCACGACCTTAACCCCGAACCTTGCCATTATATCAACGGTCATATCCACATATGGTCTGGAAACAGGCCCCTCTGTAACGGTTATTTCAAGACCGTCTTCTGTATACGGCGCTATTAAAAGAAGGGAAGAAAGATACTGGCTGCTTATCTTGCATTTCAGCGACAAAGCGCCGCCTTTTAGTTTTCCTCCTCTTATCTCAACCGGAGGGCATCCATTCTTGTTAACGCTGCGGGCAAAAACTCCGATCTGGCTTAAACCATCTAAAAGATCGCGAATCGGCCTTTCAAACATGCGCTCTGTACCTGTAAGCGTGTATATCCCGTCTCCAAGCGCGGCTACTCCGGTTAAAAGGCGCATGGATGTTCCGGAATTTCCAAGATAGACAGGATCGCCGCACGGCTTTAACACCCCACTTGTCCCATGCACCTCTATTCTGTTCTCACATTCCTCTATCATAACGCCAAGTTGTCTGAGAGCGTTCAGGGTAAGCAAGGTGTCGTCGCTTTTCAGGCAGTTCCGCAGAGTGCAGATTCCATCAGACAGAGCCGCTGCGATCAGAATCCTGTGCGTATAGCTCTTTGATCCGGGAACCGCGACTTCAACGCTCTTTTTTATGTTTTGCGATTTTATCTCAATCATTTTCCGAGAACATCCAGCACAGTCGTTCTCATTATATCGACAGGCGCTTTTTCTCCGGTCCACATTTCAAACTGAGCAGCCCCCTGATATACAAACATTGAAGCACCGTCCACGGTAATGCAGCCAAGATCCTCGGCCTCTTTTAACAAGCGGGTTTTTATTGGATTATAAACAATATCCATGACTACCATATCTTTGTTTAAGTCTTCTCTTTGTATCGGCATTGCCTTTGTATCCGGTGTCATTCCGACAGGAGTCGCATTAATCAGGATCTGGCAATCAATATTCCCAAGCTCTGAAGGATGGTAATAATTAACCCCAAGTTCATTTGCCAGGTTTTCTCCTTCATCTTTTAAAACACCTAATATCGTTAATCTTCCACCTTCTGATACTATTCCAAAGCCTATTGCACGCGCAGCCCCGCCGGAACCGAGAATAACCACATCCTTATCTTTAATGCCTGTCTTTTCCAATAATGCATTTGTAGCACCAAGACAATCTGTATTATAACCAAAAAGTTTGCCGTCTCTGTTAACAATGGTATTAACCGCGCCGATCTTTGCGGCTTTTTCATCTATATTATCAACAAATTTTATCACTTCTACCTTATGAGGTATTGTGACGCTGGCGCCCTTTATGCCAAGCGCCTTTATTCCACTGATTGCGGAAGCCAGATCTCCGCCTTTTACGTTAAACGCAAGATATACTCCGTTGAAGCCAGTGTGAACAAAAGCGCTATTATGCATGACAGGGCTTAAGCTGTGAGACACAGGGTCTCCAAGCACTGCATATAAAGATGTATTTGAATCAATCATTCGCAAAAAACCTTTTAAGTGTTAAGTATAATTTTGAGTTTTTAATTTAAAATTCAACATTCAGAATTCAAAATTATTCCATTGCCTTCAGCCTAAAAAACTAGTAATCTTTATTTTTTATATCTTTGCCCTTGGATATGAACCAAGATGCTTAATATACATACAGAGTCTTTTCATACTCTCCAAAGTCTCTTTTACATTCGGATCCTCGATATGCCCTTCAATGTCAACAAAGAAAAAGTAGTTCCAGTTTTCATATTTTGTCGGTCTGGATTCAAGTTTTACCATATTTATACCGGATTCTGCAATTGGCCCTAAAACTTTATGGAGCGCTCCCGGAATATGAGCCGTGACAAACATAATCGAAGTCTTGTCATTCCCTGTTCTGTGTATATCATCATGCCCGATCACAAGAAACCTTGTTACATTCCTTGAAAAATCCTCGATCCTGGAAGCAACCACATTCAGGCCATACATCTGCGCCGCTTCACTGGAGGCGATTGCGGCCGATCCTGGGTTTTCCGCTGCTTTTTGGGCGGCGCGAGCCGTGCTGCTGCACTCCTCAAGCACAGACTCAGGAAGGTGTTTCTCGATCCATCTGCGGCACTGGGCAAATGCATGAGGATGGGAATAGATCTTTGCAATATCTTTCAAGCTATCTGTTTTTGATAACAGATCATGAGAAATTGCATGGTATATCTCTGCGCAAATCTTTAGATCAGATTCAAAAAAAAGATCCAGAGTATAATTGACAGTGCCTTCAATTGAATTCTCAACAGGAACGACCCCATAAGTACACGCGCCTTTTTCCACCTCGCCGAATATGTCACGGATGCTGGTCTGCGGGACAAAGGAAACCGTATGTCCAAAATGGTTCATAGCTGCAATGTGCGTAAATGTAGCTTCCGGACCAAGGTATGTTATGGTTTCCCTTGTTTGAACTTCGCGGGATGAAGAGATTATCTCTGCAAAGATATGATGGAGCGCCTTCTTGCTCAACGGGCCTTTGTTTAAACTTAAAAGCCTGTTTATTATATTGCTTTCACGAGCAGGATCTAAGACCTTTTCACCTTTCTGCTTTTTGATTACCC of Anaerolineae bacterium contains these proteins:
- a CDS encoding GAF domain-containing protein, which encodes MEKITPETQDKYIKALMDISRAITSDLYIEDILKLIVMVTAGVTGLEICSLWLIDESEKPKKIRLKATQSIDPDYVKDRSLNLNEGIVGYVVTHKRPFIVMDVLKEPMFKEKDMAKKLGLVSMLSVPLQIKDEKVVGVFNCFTAHPHKFSETEVNMITTVANQAALAILNTQLMVETKVIQEELETRKMVERAKEALMRRRNKTGEEAYSWIRKRSMDTRKSMRCVAEAILLSEELE
- the aroA gene encoding 3-phosphoshikimate 1-carboxyvinyltransferase, with protein sequence MIEIKSQNIKKSVEVAVPGSKSYTHRILIAAALSDGICTLRNCLKSDDTLLTLNALRQLGVMIEECENRIEVHGTSGVLKPCGDPVYLGNSGTSMRLLTGVAALGDGIYTLTGTERMFERPIRDLLDGLSQIGVFARSVNKNGCPPVEIRGGKLKGGALSLKCKISSQYLSSLLLIAPYTEDGLEITVTEGPVSRPYVDMTVDIMARFGVKVVRDGYKRFTIHGRQAYRAGSYMVEPDCSQAGYFWAAAAITGSRIKVKGITKMSRQGDVRFTEVLEAMGCRIFHEKDGIAVSGGPVSAVEVDMADMPDIVPTLAVVAAFAKGTTIIKNVAHLKAKESDRLAAVVNELSKMDIKASCTDTGLVINGGKPCGAVIDTYGDHRIAMSFALAGLKVPGIVIKDERCVEKSFPDFWNVFERLYE
- the pheA gene encoding prephenate dehydratase, which produces MANPETIKTDSDIDSIRASIDEIDTELLDLINKRLLLAKQIGVIKKQKGEKVLDPARESNIINRLLSLNKGPLSKKALHHIFAEIISSSREVQTRETITYLGPEATFTHIAAMNHFGHTVSFVPQTSIRDIFGEVEKGACTYGVVPVENSIEGTVNYTLDLFFESDLKICAEIYHAISHDLLSKTDSLKDIAKIYSHPHAFAQCRRWIEKHLPESVLEECSSTARAAQKAAENPGSAAIASSEAAQMYGLNVVASRIEDFSRNVTRFLVIGHDDIHRTGNDKTSIMFVTAHIPGALHKVLGPIAESGINMVKLESRPTKYENWNYFFFVDIEGHIEDPNVKETLESMKRLCMYIKHLGSYPRAKI
- the aroC gene encoding chorismate synthase is translated as MPGNSFGKLLKITTWGESHGKGVGVVIDGCPPKIRLDEEIIQNMLDRRRPGGSPASTARKEPDRAVIMSGLFEGMTTGTPIMIMIYNKDADSKAYEKYVELFRPGHGDITYVAKYGIRDWRGGGRASARETVARVAAGAVAKAILDRGKIKVVAYTIELGKVKAKKRDMGVIDRNMFCCPDMDAAEKMEKRVISVKKEGDSIGGIVEILAKGVSPGLGEPVFDKLDAELAKALMSIGAVKGVEIGSGFKAAAMKGSENNDPITPRGFSTNNAGGILAGISNGDDIVIRVAVKPIPSIKIEQDTIDRSGNARTISTTGRHDVSAIPRINVVCEAMVSLVLADHLLRQRAIQ
- a CDS encoding shikimate dehydrogenase, translated to MIDSNTSLYAVLGDPVSHSLSPVMHNSAFVHTGFNGVYLAFNVKGGDLASAISGIKALGIKGASVTIPHKVEVIKFVDNIDEKAAKIGAVNTIVNRDGKLFGYNTDCLGATNALLEKTGIKDKDVVILGSGGAARAIGFGIVSEGGRLTILGVLKDEGENLANELGVNYYHPSELGNIDCQILINATPVGMTPDTKAMPIQREDLNKDMVVMDIVYNPIKTRLLKEAEDLGCITVDGASMFVYQGAAQFEMWTGEKAPVDIMRTTVLDVLGK
- a CDS encoding shikimate kinase, yielding MMNIYLTGYRCTGKTSVGKSLAQALEWSFIDADLELVARYGMTIAEIVSKEGWGSFREKEKAVLRRLSLLDKHVVATGGGVILDIENVEQMKKSGTIIWLKATPETIKERILQDQNTEDLRPSLTSKGLVEEIEETLLARKPLYESAMDFSIDTDNRGIDDICSTIMGKLGE
- a CDS encoding prephenate dehydrogenase/arogenate dehydrogenase family protein yields the protein MSNITIGIIGGTGNMGRWFKDFFSRAGHSVLISGRKTPLSPLELAKKSDVVVLSVPINVAIRLSEEIGPILSHDQVLMDLCSLKETVLKSMLRFTRAQVIGIHPLFGPFTDSIKGQNIIVCPGRGIKWLKWLEDELREGGGVVTRMDPVTHDRNMAVVQGLTHLLTVCMGRTLQKMNMPPDEVILYSTPVFRLKINLIGRLFSQDPALYASLIGENRHVEDVLATFMSVMDEAKESLLSGRKSEAIAYLNDIRSFLGGFCQDGLDESNKTLNTLYSK
- the glnD gene encoding [protein-PII] uridylyltransferase, with the protein product MKKFKLASKNLQQKRESLISSFLKGKEPSFLKQHSRILDEYFCEGYETSLISPKTGAIKNPCAIIAVGGYGRQEQCIHSDIDLIFLFNKEIPDKADNLIREVLYPLWDIGLDIGYAARSLKECASLAKKDIEVLTSLLDARFICGISSLYSELMELVRKKILLKQSKKIISALIENNRKRHQRFGDSTYLLEPNLKEGCGGLRDYHTMLWIAKIKSDIKQPRDLEYYGYLSHEEYNGLIKALSFIWHVRNRLQHLAGRKCDHLYFEYQIKLAKDLNFKKENGQEPVERFLGELHCRMELLKEQLLMFLYEQSHTKRSRLTTKSTKQVKVNGLSIIRNRLNFRTPEDILSFPGLMIKIFEESARLNIPLGAEAKRLVKDFAYLINDDFRSSVSAVKSFQRILVTYAPTLNVLNEMLSTGFLVRFIPEIKGIVNRFQYDEYHLYPVDKHMLRTVQTIKNFGTSKDTSNDPLYGKLYKQITGKKLMLWAALLHDVGKREPGAGHSHRGALIVRSILTAKHLKPEDIETVVFLVENHLFLIKTATRRDINDEQTAINCARNIKDLKHLKMLYLLTVADSISTGPKAWSSWTSALLKNLFLEVHRILEKGELATEEAIELIKKKKNELFVLTSKLLLPCQDLEALFNVMSPRYLLYTPAQDMLEHIRLYKSLGKADFVWNVIKAHDSNTRTVTICAKDRPGLFSKIAGIFTLNSLDILDTQAYTWKNNIALDIFKVKPPLDQIFEDEKWIKAKKNLESALSGKLNLEEALDKKISSCRASKPHNLARPHRINVDNKSSSFFTIIEVFTYDFPGLLFKITNTLYRCGLDIRVAKIATKVDQVVDIFYVRDFEGQKIDSVDQISGIKAAIEKVLVKT